A part of Cannabis sativa cultivar Pink pepper isolate KNU-18-1 chromosome 6, ASM2916894v1, whole genome shotgun sequence genomic DNA contains:
- the LOC115695664 gene encoding eukaryotic translation initiation factor 5A-4 isoform X2, translated as MSDEEHHFESKADAGASKTYPQQAGTIRKNGYIVIKNRPCKVVEVSTSKTGKHGHAKCHFVGIDIFNGKKLEDIVPSSHNCDVPHVNRTDYQLIDISEDGFVSLLTDNGNTKDDLRLPTDDNLLSQIKDGFAEGKDLVVSVMSAMGEEQINALKDIGPKN; from the exons atgtcGGACGAGGAACACCACTTCGAATCTAAGGCCGACGCCGGAGCGTCCAAGACCTACCCTCAACAAGCTGGTACCATTCGAAAGAATGGCTACATCGTCATCAAGAACAGGCCATGCAAG GTTGTTGAAGTTTCCACCTCGAAAACTGGCAAGCATGGACATGCAAAGTGTCACTTTGTGGGGATTGACATATTCAATGGGAAAAAACTTGAAGATATTGTTCCTTCATCCCACAACTGTGAT GTTCCTCATGTTAATCGTACCGACTATCAGCTAATCGATATCTCTGAAGATGGTTTT GTGAGTCTTCTGACTGACAATGGAAACACCAAGGACGATCTGAGGCTTCCCACCGATGATAATCTGCTTAGCCAG ATTAAAGATGGTTTTGCTGAAGGAAAAGACCTTGTGGTATCAGTGATGTCTGCAATGGGAGAGGAGCAGATCAATGCCCTTAAGGACATTGGTCCTAAGAATTAA
- the LOC115695664 gene encoding eukaryotic translation initiation factor 5A isoform X1, which translates to MSDEEHHFESKADAGASKTYPQQAGTIRKNGYIVIKNRPCKVVEVSTSKTGKHGHAKCHFVGIDIFNGKKLEDIVPSSHNCDVPHVNRTDYQLIDISEDGFVSLLTDNGNTKDDLRLPTDDNLLSQVPHFETLPSLDLSFSYILTKCNGVVYDVYRLKMVLLKEKTLWYQ; encoded by the exons atgtcGGACGAGGAACACCACTTCGAATCTAAGGCCGACGCCGGAGCGTCCAAGACCTACCCTCAACAAGCTGGTACCATTCGAAAGAATGGCTACATCGTCATCAAGAACAGGCCATGCAAG GTTGTTGAAGTTTCCACCTCGAAAACTGGCAAGCATGGACATGCAAAGTGTCACTTTGTGGGGATTGACATATTCAATGGGAAAAAACTTGAAGATATTGTTCCTTCATCCCACAACTGTGAT GTTCCTCATGTTAATCGTACCGACTATCAGCTAATCGATATCTCTGAAGATGGTTTT GTGAGTCTTCTGACTGACAATGGAAACACCAAGGACGATCTGAGGCTTCCCACCGATGATAATCTGCTTAGCCAGGTACCTCACTTTGAAACTCTACCGAGTTTAGACCTGtccttttcatatattttaaccAAATGTAATGGTGTTGTTTATGATGTGTATAGATTAAAGATGGTTTTGCTGAAGGAAAAGACCTTGTGGTATCAGTGA